Proteins co-encoded in one uncultured Draconibacterium sp. genomic window:
- a CDS encoding VPA1262 family N-terminal domain-containing protein, producing the protein MIEKLKQKYNKAIRTSLLAQDKLTKKWYHLFSVIELQTDDEYSYNIPNNKWEKGCVRTKQSKLDEYSFYLSIDEIASVDNALKAFDKPFENFVIDGQEISFVNSSFVKEPSGNYPLVFASNFYTDKGVASILPKRKSGLLVWCQIDNERKTDNKFISASVTKEMSAMQELTIEWLGFDILQKREHIGNIYLSAPNPYFREVEMSLSTDPRGVFYKILTRKNNFEPLKFRIIDKHGDAIALDKTFEITKQADLIELPHEPHLFELKIYNQDDDLIAIHEPATFLRSIQFGMSIKQADFHVTVESDNGNKEFVVEKFSKERPSVVGKTKDFNPEYYFKNADKERQHIELVERKEFIFYSGAKDEAEKTKLKENAKSIIREIINNAKDTCYLCDPYFSSMDIVEFAFQIKNSGVKINILNSKEAVSKEEAQKIETVINEYNSKPFGKIEVRILRGNSILHDRFIVTDKNVWFIGSSFNEFGNRATCIAKVPDSSGKLIIKEIEKWYSSDEFSENIIDFAKETENG; encoded by the coding sequence ATGATTGAAAAACTAAAACAAAAATATAACAAAGCCATTCGGACTTCTCTTTTAGCTCAAGACAAGCTGACGAAAAAATGGTATCATTTATTTTCTGTAATTGAATTGCAAACTGACGATGAATATTCTTACAATATTCCAAACAACAAATGGGAAAAAGGTTGTGTTAGAACTAAACAATCCAAATTAGACGAATATTCATTTTATCTTTCCATTGACGAAATAGCTTCTGTTGACAATGCTTTAAAAGCGTTTGACAAACCATTTGAAAACTTTGTCATTGACGGACAAGAAATATCTTTCGTTAATTCATCTTTTGTAAAAGAACCATCAGGAAATTATCCTTTAGTTTTCGCTTCTAACTTCTACACAGACAAAGGTGTTGCTTCAATCCTTCCAAAAAGAAAATCAGGTTTATTGGTTTGGTGTCAAATTGACAATGAACGAAAAACCGACAATAAATTTATTTCTGCAAGTGTAACAAAGGAAATGTCAGCAATGCAAGAATTAACTATAGAGTGGTTAGGTTTTGACATTTTACAAAAAAGAGAACATATTGGGAACATTTATCTGTCTGCACCAAATCCATATTTTAGAGAAGTAGAAATGTCTCTTTCTACTGACCCAAGGGGTGTGTTTTACAAAATACTAACGCGTAAAAATAATTTTGAACCACTAAAATTCAGAATTATAGATAAACATGGAGATGCAATAGCATTAGACAAAACATTTGAAATAACGAAGCAAGCAGACCTTATAGAACTTCCTCATGAACCACATCTATTTGAATTAAAAATCTACAATCAAGATGACGACTTGATTGCTATTCACGAGCCTGCAACTTTTCTACGAAGTATTCAATTTGGAATGTCTATAAAACAAGCAGATTTTCACGTCACAGTAGAATCCGATAATGGCAATAAAGAATTTGTCGTAGAGAAGTTTTCTAAAGAAAGACCTTCTGTTGTAGGTAAAACAAAGGACTTTAATCCTGAGTATTACTTCAAAAATGCAGACAAAGAAAGACAACACATAGAACTTGTCGAACGCAAAGAATTTATTTTTTATTCGGGAGCAAAAGATGAAGCTGAAAAAACAAAACTGAAAGAAAATGCAAAATCTATAATTAGAGAAATCATAAACAATGCTAAAGATACTTGCTATTTATGTGACCCATATTTTAGCAGTATGGACATTGTTGAATTTGCATTTCAAATTAAAAATTCTGGTGTTAAAATAAATATTCTTAATAGTAAAGAAGCTGTTTCAAAAGAAGAAGCCCAAAAAATAGAAACCGTAATAAATGAATACAACAGCAAACCATTTGGTAAAATTGAAGTTCGCATTCTTAGAGGCAATAGCATTCTTCATGACAGATTTATTGTTACCGATAAAAATGTTTGGTTCATAGGAAGTTCATTCAATGAATTTGGAAATAGAGCAACGTGCATTGCTAAAGTTCCTGACTCTTCGGGCAAACTCATCATCAAAGAGATTGAAAAATGGTATAGTTCAGATGAGTTTTCTGAAAATATTATAGACTTTGCTAAAGAGACAGAGAATGGCTAA